Proteins found in one Micromonospora sp. WMMD1082 genomic segment:
- a CDS encoding DUF4032 domain-containing protein, giving the protein MPSHVGKRSGGEGVKLDAVRITSALVDPALLDLPWSTPLEQWPAEHLVALPQGISRHVVRFVQLGGHVYAVKETGERVAEREYDLLRALERIDFPSVKAVAIVADRETDDGAPLDPVLITRHLQFSLPYRALFSHTLRPETMGRLLDALAALLVRMHLTGFFWGDCSLSNTLFRRDAGAFAAYLVDAETGALRSRLSNGQRGEDLEIARVNIFGEALDLQAAGLLHDSIDPEVVCEEVVQRYERLWHEITYEQQVEREARHDIEGRIRRLNEMGFDVAEVAMSTIENGRYLIRPKVVDAGYHHRRLLRLTGLDAEENQARKLLNDLDAYRAESDLTDEQQAAHRWLTEVFEPVVRAVPAHLRRKLEPQELFAQIIEHKWLLSEQAGRDVGMRHAVQSFLSDVLVHRPDEQAVLGVEIPSPR; this is encoded by the coding sequence GTGCCCAGCCACGTGGGGAAGCGTTCCGGCGGGGAAGGCGTCAAACTTGACGCCGTGCGGATCACCTCGGCCCTCGTCGACCCGGCGTTGCTCGACCTTCCCTGGTCGACGCCGCTGGAGCAGTGGCCGGCCGAGCACCTGGTCGCGCTGCCGCAGGGCATCTCCCGGCACGTGGTCCGCTTCGTACAGTTGGGCGGCCACGTCTACGCGGTCAAGGAGACCGGGGAGCGGGTCGCCGAGCGGGAGTACGACCTGCTGCGCGCCCTGGAACGGATCGACTTCCCGTCGGTGAAGGCGGTGGCGATCGTCGCCGACCGGGAGACCGACGACGGTGCGCCGCTGGATCCCGTACTGATCACCCGTCACCTGCAGTTCTCCCTGCCGTACCGGGCGCTGTTCTCGCACACGCTGCGGCCGGAGACGATGGGCCGGCTGCTCGACGCGCTCGCCGCGCTGCTGGTCCGGATGCATCTCACCGGCTTCTTCTGGGGCGACTGCTCGCTGTCGAACACGCTCTTCCGGCGGGACGCCGGCGCCTTCGCCGCGTACCTGGTCGACGCGGAGACCGGTGCGCTGCGCAGCCGGCTCTCCAACGGCCAGCGCGGCGAGGACCTGGAGATAGCCCGGGTCAACATCTTCGGCGAGGCGCTGGATCTCCAGGCCGCCGGCCTGCTGCACGACTCGATCGACCCGGAGGTGGTCTGCGAGGAGGTGGTGCAGCGCTACGAGCGGCTCTGGCACGAGATCACCTACGAGCAGCAGGTCGAGCGGGAGGCCCGGCACGACATCGAGGGGCGCATCCGCCGGCTCAACGAGATGGGCTTCGACGTGGCCGAGGTGGCCATGTCGACCATCGAGAACGGCCGTTACCTCATCCGCCCGAAGGTGGTCGACGCCGGCTACCACCATCGGCGGCTGCTCCGCCTCACCGGCCTCGACGCCGAGGAGAACCAGGCCCGCAAGCTGCTGAACGACCTCGACGCGTACCGGGCGGAGAGCGATCTGACCGATGAGCAGCAGGCCGCGCACCGCTGGCTGACCGAGGTGTTCGAGCCGGTGGTCCGGGCGGTGCCCGCCCACCTGCGCCGCAAGCTGGAGCCGCAGGAGCTGTTCGCGCAGATCATCGAGCACAAGTGGCTGCTCTCCGAGCAGGCCGGTCGGGACGTCGGCATGCGCCACGCCGTGCAGTCGTTCCTCTCCGACGTGCTGGTGCACCGCCCCGACGAGCAGGCCGTCCTCGGCGTGGAGATTCCCTCGCCGCGCTGA
- a CDS encoding phosphatase PAP2 family protein: protein MRETTPVRRGTRLAPVRPAGWWCDVLLLAALAGLTAALAAHWFFGIDRAVADWADAHRPTAARWVAVVLNYLGQGTPLTLIAAGLAVLLAVRLRSVRPLFVPVAAFALTFLTIGPLKVWTARPAPTASVKEPFLPPAQTLPLFQDDLPVRFAQSYPSGHVANAIVWYGVLALLLAPLLASLGRIMPRRLVLVVRIVPPAVVLCTTTYLGWHWLTDSVAGLLLGLLLDRLLHRVPWDDLPLPGRLRQWDAPFTRHR, encoded by the coding sequence GTGCGGGAGACGACGCCGGTACGCCGGGGGACGCGCCTGGCGCCGGTACGCCCGGCCGGCTGGTGGTGCGACGTCCTGCTGCTTGCCGCCCTCGCCGGGCTGACCGCCGCGCTCGCCGCCCACTGGTTCTTCGGGATCGACCGGGCGGTGGCGGACTGGGCCGACGCGCACCGGCCCACCGCCGCCCGGTGGGTCGCGGTCGTCCTCAACTACCTCGGCCAGGGCACCCCGCTGACGCTGATCGCGGCCGGGCTGGCGGTGCTGCTCGCGGTCCGGCTGCGCTCCGTGCGCCCCCTGTTCGTCCCGGTGGCGGCCTTCGCACTCACCTTCCTGACCATCGGCCCGCTGAAGGTCTGGACGGCCCGGCCCGCGCCCACTGCCAGCGTCAAGGAGCCGTTCCTACCGCCGGCGCAGACGCTTCCGCTCTTCCAGGACGACCTGCCGGTGCGGTTCGCCCAGTCCTACCCGTCCGGGCACGTCGCCAACGCGATCGTCTGGTACGGCGTGCTCGCGCTGCTGCTCGCCCCGCTGCTGGCCAGCCTCGGCCGCATCATGCCCCGCCGGCTGGTGCTCGTGGTGCGGATCGTGCCACCGGCCGTGGTGCTGTGCACCACCACGTACCTGGGGTGGCACTGGCTGACCGACTCGGTGGCCGGGTTGCTGCTCGGGCTGCTGCTGGACCGGCTGCTGCACCGGGTGCCCTGGGACGACCTGCCGCTACCCGGCCGGCTACGGCAGTGGGACGCTCCGTTCACCCGGCACCGCTAG
- a CDS encoding APC family permease: MDQLARRLSVPDAVVIGLGSMLGAGVFVVFAPAAAAAGGTGLLIALALAGFIAFCNATSSARLAARYPESGGTYVYGRERLNPFAGFLAGWGFVVGKTASCAAMALTIGAYLWPGQARLVAVAAVIAVTGVNLRGVTKTATATRVLVLVVLAVLALVAVAGATGVSVGRIDQPGGSARGVLTAAGLLFFAFAGYARIATLGEEVREPERTIPRAVPLALGLVLAIYLVLAVITLGVLGPARLATSAAPLADVVGAAGLPGLEWVVRAGAAVAVTGVLLSLVAGVGRTTLAMARRRDLPAALAAVHPVHRVPHRAELAVAAVVILVVVLGDVRGAIGFSACTVLVYYAITNAAALTLGREPERKLPVRVLAVAGLAGCVLLAVNLPLANVLAGFGVLALGAAWYAVRPTRS; encoded by the coding sequence GTGGATCAACTCGCGCGCCGGTTGAGCGTACCGGACGCGGTCGTCATCGGCCTGGGGTCGATGCTCGGCGCGGGCGTCTTCGTGGTCTTCGCTCCCGCTGCGGCGGCGGCCGGCGGCACCGGCCTGCTGATCGCGCTGGCCCTGGCCGGGTTCATCGCGTTCTGCAACGCGACCAGTTCGGCCCGGCTGGCGGCCCGCTACCCCGAGTCCGGCGGCACGTACGTCTACGGCCGGGAGCGGCTCAACCCGTTCGCCGGCTTCCTCGCCGGCTGGGGCTTCGTGGTCGGCAAGACGGCGAGTTGCGCGGCGATGGCGCTGACCATCGGGGCGTACCTCTGGCCGGGGCAGGCCCGGCTCGTCGCCGTGGCCGCCGTCATCGCGGTGACCGGGGTGAACCTGCGTGGCGTGACGAAGACCGCGACCGCCACCCGGGTCCTGGTGCTGGTCGTGCTGGCGGTGCTGGCCCTGGTCGCGGTGGCCGGCGCGACCGGCGTCTCCGTCGGCCGGATCGACCAGCCCGGCGGCTCCGCCCGGGGCGTGCTCACCGCCGCCGGGCTGCTCTTCTTCGCCTTCGCCGGGTACGCGCGGATCGCCACCCTGGGCGAGGAGGTACGCGAGCCGGAACGGACCATCCCCCGGGCGGTGCCGCTGGCGCTCGGCCTGGTGCTGGCGATCTACCTGGTGCTGGCCGTGATCACGCTCGGGGTGCTCGGGCCGGCTCGGCTTGCCACGTCGGCCGCCCCGCTGGCCGACGTGGTGGGCGCGGCCGGACTGCCCGGCCTGGAGTGGGTGGTCCGCGCCGGGGCGGCCGTCGCGGTGACCGGGGTGCTGCTCTCCCTGGTCGCCGGGGTCGGCCGCACCACCCTGGCGATGGCCCGCCGCCGTGACCTGCCCGCCGCGCTGGCCGCCGTGCACCCCGTGCACCGGGTGCCGCACCGGGCCGAACTGGCGGTGGCCGCCGTGGTGATCCTGGTGGTCGTGCTCGGTGACGTGCGGGGCGCCATCGGCTTCTCCGCCTGCACGGTGCTGGTCTACTACGCGATCACCAACGCGGCGGCGCTGACCCTCGGCCGGGAACCGGAGCGGAAGCTGCCGGTGCGGGTGCTCGCGGTGGCCGGGCTGGCCGGCTGCGTACTGCTCGCGGTCAACCTGCCGCTGGCCAACGTGCTCGCCGGCTTCGGCGTGCTCGCCCTCGGCGCCGCCTGGTACGCCGTCCGCCCCACCCGCAGCTGA
- a CDS encoding family 43 glycosylhydrolase, translated as MRLRVRFLATVLVTVVAASVGALAVSTPSSAAPGASFQNPIVGTPNSADPWLGYHNGNYYYTATTWTGNIFIRRASTLGGLRTAPETRVFTMSQPNATSNMWAPSMHLLNGPNGQRWYLYYSAGPSACCSGQRQHVLESAGTDPMGPYTYRGQLNLMPNNGWSIDGSVMTVSGVNYFVFSAFNNNSGFDNGGLQSLYITRLTNPWTPAALGTLISEPTLSWERQGNPVNEGPYVLQRGGRTFLTYSASYCGTPDYKVGALELTGANPLSRSSWTKLANPLFQRNDANGVYGPAHHSFFTSPDGTEDWIVYHANSSSSQGCGTTRTSRAQRISWNPDGTPHLGVPVSTSTVLAGPSGELNNAGAVPVQRLQSFNFQDRYVRHQNYAVRIDPNVNPALDGRFRVVSGLANNGSGYVSFESENFPGYYLRHNNYVLRLEPNNGSTAFREDATFRQVAGLANSSWSSFQSYNFPDRYVRHSNYVLRIDPISNDTGRADATFRRTS; from the coding sequence ATGCGCTTACGTGTACGATTCTTGGCCACCGTGTTGGTCACCGTTGTCGCTGCCAGCGTCGGCGCGTTGGCCGTTTCCACCCCGAGCAGCGCCGCTCCGGGAGCGTCGTTCCAGAACCCCATCGTCGGTACGCCCAACAGCGCCGACCCGTGGCTCGGTTACCACAACGGCAACTACTACTACACGGCAACCACCTGGACCGGGAACATCTTCATCCGCAGGGCGTCGACTCTTGGCGGCCTGCGGACCGCGCCGGAGACCCGCGTGTTCACCATGTCGCAGCCGAACGCGACATCGAACATGTGGGCGCCCAGTATGCACCTGCTCAACGGACCGAACGGGCAGCGCTGGTACCTGTACTACTCGGCCGGGCCGAGCGCGTGCTGCAGCGGGCAGCGCCAGCATGTGCTGGAAAGCGCGGGAACCGATCCGATGGGCCCCTACACCTATCGCGGTCAGCTCAACCTGATGCCGAACAACGGCTGGTCAATCGACGGCAGCGTCATGACGGTCAGCGGAGTGAACTACTTCGTGTTCTCCGCGTTCAACAACAACTCCGGATTCGACAACGGCGGCCTACAGAGCCTGTACATCACCCGCCTGACCAACCCATGGACACCCGCGGCGTTGGGGACGCTCATCTCCGAGCCCACCCTCTCCTGGGAGCGCCAGGGCAACCCCGTCAACGAGGGCCCCTACGTGCTGCAACGCGGCGGCCGCACCTTCCTCACCTACTCGGCCAGCTACTGCGGCACACCCGACTACAAGGTCGGGGCGCTTGAGCTGACCGGCGCCAACCCGCTGAGCCGCAGCTCGTGGACCAAGCTCGCCAACCCGCTCTTCCAGCGCAACGACGCCAACGGGGTGTACGGTCCCGCCCACCACTCCTTCTTCACGTCGCCCGACGGCACGGAGGACTGGATCGTCTACCACGCCAACTCCTCGTCCTCCCAGGGCTGTGGCACCACCCGCACCAGCCGGGCGCAGCGAATCTCCTGGAACCCGGACGGCACCCCCCACCTCGGCGTCCCCGTCTCCACCTCGACCGTGCTGGCCGGCCCGTCCGGCGAGCTGAACAACGCGGGCGCAGTGCCCGTCCAACGACTGCAGTCATTCAACTTCCAGGACCGCTACGTGCGGCACCAGAACTACGCCGTCCGGATCGACCCGAACGTCAACCCGGCGCTGGACGGGCGGTTCCGGGTGGTTTCCGGCCTGGCCAACAACGGCTCCGGGTACGTGTCGTTCGAGTCGGAGAACTTCCCCGGGTACTACCTGCGGCACAACAACTACGTCCTGCGACTGGAACCGAACAACGGCTCGACCGCGTTCCGGGAGGACGCCACCTTCCGTCAGGTAGCCGGACTGGCGAACTCGTCGTGGTCGTCATTCCAGTCCTACAACTTCCCCGACCGGTACGTCAGGCACAGCAACTACGTGCTGCGGATCGACCCGATCAGCAACGACACGGGCCGCGCCGACGCCACGTTCCGCCGGACCTCCTGA
- a CDS encoding aspartate aminotransferase family protein, whose product MTLTTERSAAEQFWSDAARHLVRYGGSFTPEIIERAAGSFVYTADGRRILDFTSGQMSAILGHCHPAIVETVQREIARLDHLFSGMLSRPVVDLARRLAESLPAPLQKALLLTTGAESNEAAIRMAKLVTGKHEIVAFAKSWHGMTHAAAAATYSAGRRGYGPTPGNFAIPTPNPYRPDFTTPDGELDWQRQLDYGFALVDAQSSGSLAACIVEPILSSGGIIEPPPGYFVALARKCRERGMLLIVDEAQTGLCRTGTWYAFQRDGIVPDILTLSKTLGAGLPLAAMMTTEEIEQRAHELGYLFYTTHVSDPLVAAVGNTVLDVLQQEQMDVRARELGEFLRAGLLDIRDRHDVVGDVRGRGLMQGVELVLDRETREGSDVLGAHVTRRCLELGLHMNVVQLPGMGSTFRIAPPLTTTREELALGLEILDQAIGEAAPA is encoded by the coding sequence ATGACGCTGACTACCGAGCGGAGTGCCGCCGAACAGTTCTGGTCCGACGCTGCCCGCCATCTGGTGCGTTACGGCGGCTCGTTCACGCCCGAGATCATCGAACGCGCGGCCGGTAGCTTCGTGTACACCGCTGACGGCCGGCGGATCCTGGACTTCACCTCGGGCCAGATGAGCGCCATTCTCGGGCACTGCCATCCCGCGATCGTCGAAACGGTGCAGCGGGAAATCGCGAGGCTGGACCATCTGTTCAGCGGCATGCTGTCCCGCCCGGTCGTCGACCTCGCGCGCCGGCTCGCCGAGTCCCTCCCCGCGCCGTTGCAGAAGGCGCTGCTGCTGACGACCGGCGCCGAGTCGAACGAGGCGGCCATCCGGATGGCCAAGCTCGTCACGGGCAAACACGAGATCGTCGCCTTCGCCAAGTCGTGGCATGGCATGACGCACGCCGCGGCCGCCGCAACGTACAGTGCCGGCCGCCGGGGATACGGGCCCACGCCGGGGAACTTCGCGATTCCCACGCCCAACCCGTACCGCCCCGACTTCACCACCCCTGACGGCGAGTTGGACTGGCAGCGCCAGCTCGACTACGGTTTCGCCCTCGTCGATGCCCAGTCATCGGGAAGTCTCGCGGCGTGCATCGTCGAGCCGATCCTCAGCTCTGGCGGCATCATCGAGCCACCGCCGGGCTACTTCGTCGCACTGGCACGCAAGTGCCGTGAGCGCGGCATGCTGCTGATCGTTGACGAGGCGCAGACCGGTCTGTGCCGCACCGGCACGTGGTACGCCTTCCAACGTGACGGCATAGTGCCCGACATCCTCACGCTGTCCAAGACGCTGGGCGCCGGCCTACCGCTCGCCGCGATGATGACGACAGAAGAGATCGAACAACGGGCACACGAGCTGGGTTACCTCTTCTACACCACACACGTATCCGACCCCCTCGTCGCCGCCGTCGGCAACACCGTGCTCGACGTCCTCCAACAGGAGCAGATGGACGTACGGGCCCGAGAACTTGGCGAGTTCCTGCGCGCCGGCCTGCTCGACATCAGAGACCGACACGACGTGGTGGGCGACGTACGCGGGCGCGGCCTGATGCAGGGGGTCGAACTCGTCCTCGACCGGGAGACGCGAGAGGGCTCGGACGTCCTCGGCGCCCACGTCACCCGCCGCTGCCTCGAACTCGGCCTCCATATGAATGTCGTGCAACTGCCCGGCATGGGAAGCACCTTCCGGATCGCACCACCCCTCACCACGACGCGGGAGGAACTGGCCCTCGGCCTGGAAATCCTGGACCAGGCGATCGGCGAAGCGGCGCCAGCCTGA
- a CDS encoding LysR family transcriptional regulator — MRLNTARLEMLSLLDGLGTMRAVAATLHMSPSAVSAQLAVLEAETQTELLRRTGRRVQLTPAGRTLARHARIILDQVKAAEADLRGLSGQPTGPVRLAAFSSAIRTVVIPLAARLREAHPRIGLEVAELDPQASHPALHRGDYDIIVAADFIDGSMPLHPDVHTIPLLTDAIVLVLPRSQAASDAPADLADFAQAAWSIDMPGTYLSNLVTSTCRQAGFEPVVAGRFASYELLLAHIEAGLSVSLLPELAVDRRYHVATRPLHRPLTRHVYAAVRSRSTLTTASQIVLHELRHLSTTPAISA; from the coding sequence ATGCGGCTCAACACAGCACGCCTGGAGATGCTCAGCCTGCTGGACGGCCTCGGCACCATGCGGGCCGTCGCCGCGACCCTGCACATGAGTCCGTCGGCAGTGTCAGCACAGCTGGCGGTCCTGGAGGCGGAGACCCAGACCGAACTTCTGCGGCGTACCGGCCGACGCGTACAGCTCACACCTGCCGGGCGTACGCTCGCCCGGCACGCCCGCATCATCCTTGACCAGGTCAAGGCTGCTGAGGCGGACCTCCGGGGCCTCTCCGGACAACCGACAGGGCCGGTACGCCTCGCGGCTTTCTCCAGCGCCATCCGGACCGTCGTCATTCCGCTCGCCGCGCGGCTCCGGGAGGCGCATCCCAGGATCGGGCTTGAGGTCGCCGAACTGGACCCGCAGGCCAGCCATCCGGCCCTGCACCGCGGCGACTACGACATCATCGTGGCTGCGGACTTCATCGACGGGTCCATGCCACTGCATCCTGACGTGCACACCATTCCCCTGCTCACCGACGCCATCGTGCTCGTGCTGCCGCGGTCGCAGGCTGCGTCCGACGCACCGGCGGACCTGGCCGACTTCGCCCAGGCGGCCTGGTCCATCGACATGCCCGGCACATACCTGTCCAACCTGGTGACGAGCACCTGCCGACAGGCCGGCTTCGAGCCGGTCGTGGCTGGCCGCTTCGCCAGCTACGAGCTGCTCCTGGCGCATATCGAAGCCGGCCTGTCCGTGTCGCTCCTGCCCGAGCTGGCCGTGGACCGTCGCTACCACGTCGCCACCCGCCCGCTACACCGACCGCTGACCCGCCACGTCTACGCGGCCGTTCGCAGCCGCTCAACTCTCACCACAGCGAGCCAGATCGTCCTCCACGAACTTCGCCACCTCTCCACGACCCCCGCTATCTCGGCATGA
- a CDS encoding GRAM domain-containing protein, whose product MSDANILISRRANLWRGVESVGGRLTLTDQYLSFRAHALNVQTAPLNIPLQDIVATRKYRNLGLVPNGLAVATKSGVEYRFAVGKRAHFIDKIAELTPR is encoded by the coding sequence ATGAGTGATGCCAACATTTTGATCAGTCGCCGAGCGAACCTCTGGCGCGGAGTCGAGTCGGTCGGTGGCCGACTGACCCTGACCGACCAGTACCTCTCCTTCCGGGCGCACGCCCTCAACGTGCAGACCGCACCCCTCAACATCCCACTCCAGGACATCGTCGCTACCCGCAAATACCGGAACCTGGGGCTCGTGCCCAACGGATTAGCAGTGGCGACGAAATCGGGAGTCGAGTACCGTTTTGCAGTGGGAAAGCGAGCCCATTTTATCGACAAAATTGCGGAACTGACCCCGCGATAG